A window of the Henckelia pumila isolate YLH828 chromosome 3, ASM3356847v2, whole genome shotgun sequence genome harbors these coding sequences:
- the LOC140888055 gene encoding uncharacterized protein, with protein sequence MKIASWNMRGFNKPLKQRHVQGVLKKYNLSVLGLLEVKVNVNLVDRMMDTKFPGMSFLHNFHMCTNSRIIVMWDSKDVRLDVLGMLDQVIHVSVVCLHSQRVFLASFIYGKNSVVARRPLWDFLINHGENISLPWILLGDFNCVRYPHEKMGGIPIVPRDMADLRNCIN encoded by the coding sequence ATGAAGATTGCTAGTTGGAACATGAGGGGCTTCAATAAGCCTCTCAAACAAAGGCACGTTCAAGGAGTGTTGAAGAAATACAACTTGAGCGTCCTTGGGTTACTTGAAGTAAAGGTCAATGTTAATCTTGTGGATAGAATGATGGATACTAAATTCCCTGGTATGTCTTTCCTGCACAACTTTCATATGTGCACAAACAGTCGTATCATTGTCATGTGGGATAGTAAGGATGTGAGGCTGGATGTTCTTGGTATGTTGGACCAAGTTATTCATGTTTCAGTCGTGTGCCTTCATTCTCAGAGAGTCTTTTTAGCTTCATTCATCTATGGCAAGAATTCGGTGGTGGCTAGGAGGCCTCTCTGGGATTTTCTGATCAACCATGGGGAGAATATTTCCCTCCCCTGGATTCTGTTAGGGGACTTTAACTGTGTGAGATACCCTCATGAGAAGATGGGTGGCATTCCTATTGTCCCGAGAGATATGGCagatctgagaaactgtatCAATTGA